From Candidatus Margulisiibacteriota bacterium, one genomic window encodes:
- a CDS encoding HAMP domain-containing sensor histidine kinase produces MTNKIKVFSFRFKFFLIITLFFLFFLASAVVLFNNFQKDRQIDSKLAFYAYNANAVQNIYTSFSKLFYLSYKHSDSVTYEARRDFIHLINSLDYQFHNFLRSSNQYGSSYVGVMQKEYEFYIKTKDLIQILFEKKISQAERQAIVRQLNFLEDSVLSELHRITNENYADVSFVFRQRTLSYERFLVFYIGALIFFVIFGFGSLIYFYVKNFSSPYKKFLASIDSVKNGIFEKTIDVNSNKEFNELADAFNGMMQRLFEIDKQLKEHIDNIEDIVEAKTKELEDKNKQLMELDELKDQFLQNISHELRTPLTSILGYIEIVLNYGNIPKTQETFLRIAHENSLSLLKIINKLLLLNEVESGNTRLNLQMVDVSVLINDTVKKIMIQADKKKLKLNVNIIKGKSVKDLLVEVDIDNMESVFSNLLSNAIKFTEKGQIDVNVTGGKDKIVVEIKDSGIGIKKEDLKIIFDKFRQVDNSLTKIYDGTGLGLSIVKNIIELHGADISVDSVLGKGTTFTVTLYKKH; encoded by the coding sequence ATGACAAATAAAATAAAAGTATTTTCATTTAGATTTAAGTTTTTTTTAATAATTACTTTATTTTTTCTTTTTTTCTTGGCATCAGCCGTTGTCTTATTCAATAACTTTCAGAAGGACAGGCAGATAGATAGTAAATTAGCTTTTTATGCGTATAATGCCAATGCTGTTCAAAATATATATACATCTTTTTCCAAACTTTTCTATTTGTCATATAAACATTCTGATAGTGTCACTTATGAGGCGAGAAGAGATTTTATTCATTTAATCAATAGTTTAGATTATCAATTTCACAATTTTCTTAGGAGTAGTAATCAATATGGTAGCTCCTATGTTGGAGTTATGCAGAAAGAATATGAGTTTTACATAAAAACTAAGGATTTAATTCAGATACTTTTTGAGAAGAAAATATCACAAGCAGAAAGACAAGCGATTGTTCGTCAGCTTAACTTTCTTGAGGATAGCGTGTTGTCTGAATTGCATCGCATAACTAATGAGAACTATGCAGATGTTTCTTTTGTTTTTCGTCAAAGGACATTGTCGTATGAGAGGTTTTTAGTTTTTTATATAGGAGCACTTATCTTTTTTGTTATTTTTGGATTTGGATCTTTGATTTATTTTTATGTAAAAAACTTTTCTAGCCCATACAAGAAATTTTTAGCTTCAATAGATAGTGTTAAAAATGGAATTTTTGAAAAAACAATAGATGTCAATTCCAATAAGGAATTTAATGAATTAGCTGATGCTTTTAATGGTATGATGCAACGATTGTTTGAGATAGATAAACAATTAAAAGAGCATATAGATAACATTGAAGATATTGTAGAGGCAAAGACTAAAGAGTTAGAAGATAAGAATAAACAGTTAATGGAGCTTGATGAGCTTAAAGATCAATTTCTGCAAAACATTTCGCATGAACTAAGAACACCATTAACTAGCATACTTGGCTATATTGAAATAGTTCTTAACTATGGAAATATACCTAAAACACAAGAAACATTTTTGAGAATAGCACATGAAAATAGTTTATCTTTATTGAAGATTATTAATAAATTGCTTTTGCTAAATGAGGTAGAGTCTGGAAATACAAGGCTCAATTTACAGATGGTAGATGTTAGCGTTTTAATTAACGACACAGTTAAGAAAATTATGATACAAGCCGACAAAAAGAAATTAAAACTTAATGTTAATATTATTAAAGGTAAAAGCGTGAAAGATTTGCTGGTTGAAGTTGATATAGATAATATGGAGAGCGTTTTTTCCAATTTACTTTCCAATGCAATCAAGTTTACCGAAAAAGGACAAATAGATGTTAATGTTACTGGCGGGAAAGACAAGATAGTTGTTGAAATTAAAGATAGTGGTATTGGTATAAAAAAAGAAGACCTGAAAATAATTTTTGATAAATTTAGGCAAGTGGATAATTCGTTAACAAAAATATATGACGGTACTGGTCTTGGTTTATCTATCGTAAAAAACATCATCGAATTACACGGTGCTGACATTAGCGTAGATAGCGTTCTTGGAAAAGGAACGACATTTACTGTTACTTTATATAAAAAACATTAA
- the queA gene encoding tRNA preQ1(34) S-adenosylmethionine ribosyltransferase-isomerase QueA codes for MASIFDFDYELPKEFVAQLPSDKRSDSRLMVLDRKNKKITNKIFNQLEELLESGDLLVFNNAKVLPARLYGKKQTGGKVEVFLLQDRSKEGEILWEVLVKPGIKVGTVVCFSSDLSFEVVSILEEGKRLVSFQTNFDFFEVIDRLGQIPLPPYINYEETKTDFYKQRYQTVFAEKKGAVAAPTAGLHFNNELLETLKNKGIDSTFLTLYVGIGTFRPIKCDNYLEHIMHSENYEISTETIDKINETKSKGKKVIAVGTTTTRVLEGVFQKHGRLEAGEGSTDIFIYPGFEFKVADSIITNFHLPKSSLLLMISAFADRDFIMQSYETAKKLGYRFFSFGDAMIII; via the coding sequence ATGGCTTCAATCTTTGATTTCGATTATGAGCTCCCTAAAGAGTTTGTTGCTCAATTACCTTCTGATAAACGTTCTGATTCAAGGTTAATGGTCCTTGATAGAAAAAATAAAAAAATAACTAATAAGATTTTTAATCAACTAGAAGAGTTGTTGGAATCAGGAGATTTGTTAGTTTTCAATAATGCAAAAGTTCTACCAGCAAGGCTTTATGGGAAAAAGCAAACAGGTGGTAAAGTAGAAGTTTTTTTACTGCAAGACAGAAGCAAAGAAGGAGAAATTCTTTGGGAAGTCCTTGTTAAGCCAGGAATAAAAGTTGGAACAGTGGTTTGTTTTTCTTCTGATTTATCCTTTGAGGTTGTTAGTATTTTGGAAGAAGGTAAAAGATTAGTTAGCTTTCAAACAAATTTTGATTTTTTCGAAGTAATAGATAGGTTAGGTCAGATACCGTTACCACCATATATAAATTATGAGGAAACAAAAACAGATTTTTATAAACAAAGATACCAAACAGTTTTTGCTGAAAAAAAGGGGGCGGTAGCTGCTCCTACTGCTGGTCTGCATTTTAATAATGAGCTATTAGAGACATTAAAGAACAAGGGGATTGATAGTACATTTCTGACGCTTTATGTGGGTATTGGTACTTTTCGTCCGATTAAATGTGATAATTATTTAGAGCATATAATGCATAGTGAGAATTATGAAATTTCAACAGAAACCATAGATAAAATTAATGAAACCAAAAGCAAAGGCAAAAAAGTTATCGCTGTAGGGACAACGACTACAAGGGTTTTAGAGGGGGTATTTCAGAAACATGGAAGACTAGAAGCAGGAGAAGGCTCAACAGACATTTTCATTTATCCTGGATTTGAGTTTAAGGTGGCTGACTCTATTATCACAAATTTTCATTTACCTAAATCATCATTATTGTTAATGATTTCAGCGTTTGCAGATAGAGATTTTATAATGCAATCATATGAAACAGCAAAGAAGTTGGGGTATAGATTCTTTAGTTTTGGTGATGCGATGATAATTATTTAA
- a CDS encoding CYTH domain-containing protein, producing the protein MIKEIERKFLIKKLPTDYFSNKHAEIIQGYISVDGDGTEVRLRELDKTYTMTVKTGKGLIRDEYEITISLEHYNKFWPTTSGRRIKKTRYYLPYNEFIIQLDVYHGHLKGLFVAEIEFCSVDESATFVPPQWFGEEVTTDVKYKNKNIAIYGINLR; encoded by the coding sequence ATGATTAAAGAAATTGAAAGAAAATTTCTCATAAAAAAATTACCAACAGATTACTTCTCAAACAAACATGCTGAAATAATCCAAGGATATATTAGTGTAGATGGAGATGGAACAGAAGTAAGACTAAGAGAGCTGGATAAAACATACACAATGACAGTTAAAACAGGGAAAGGACTTATCCGAGATGAGTACGAAATAACAATCTCCCTTGAACACTACAACAAGTTCTGGCCAACTACTTCAGGCAGAAGAATAAAAAAAACTAGATATTATCTTCCATATAATGAATTTATCATTCAATTAGACGTCTATCATGGCCATCTCAAAGGTTTATTCGTAGCTGAAATAGAATTTTGCTCAGTTGATGAAAGCGCTACTTTTGTTCCCCCACAATGGTTTGGTGAAGAAGTTACTACTGATGTTAAATATAAAAACAAAAATATAGCTATTTACGGAATAAACTTACGTTAA